The following proteins are co-located in the Methylomonas sp. 11b genome:
- a CDS encoding TFIIB-type zinc ribbon-containing protein, whose amino-acid sequence MANCTSCSAPLPANTQYCSYCGVRNDIDLQGKHDYQVIDSTSERVCPECAQSLQTISLDAAGALHIERCANCYGLFFDPGEIETLLDSAVAPVVTVNLELLSNINQDRYPKNATVKYLKCPVCQVLMNRVIYGYRSGVIIDQCRSHGIWLDGGQISHLLEWKKAGGQILNQQKIAAKQEKADSEQFKKAFRKDYSRPQQSYGEQSVDGDLVASVAEVIFKIFE is encoded by the coding sequence ATGGCCAATTGCACCAGTTGTTCCGCGCCTTTACCCGCTAACACGCAATATTGCAGTTATTGCGGGGTCCGCAACGATATTGACTTGCAAGGCAAGCACGACTATCAAGTCATCGATTCCACCAGCGAGCGCGTGTGCCCGGAATGCGCACAAAGCCTGCAAACTATCAGTCTGGATGCCGCTGGTGCCTTGCATATTGAGCGGTGCGCCAACTGCTATGGCTTATTTTTCGATCCCGGTGAAATTGAAACCTTGCTGGATAGCGCGGTAGCGCCGGTTGTTACCGTTAATTTAGAACTGCTGAGCAACATCAACCAAGACCGGTATCCGAAAAATGCTACGGTAAAATATCTGAAATGCCCGGTGTGCCAGGTGTTAATGAATCGGGTGATCTACGGCTATCGCAGCGGTGTGATTATCGACCAATGCAGAAGCCATGGCATTTGGCTGGACGGCGGGCAAATCAGCCACCTGTTGGAGTGGAAAAAAGCCGGCGGTCAGATTTTGAATCAGCAAAAAATCGCTGCTAAACAGGAAAAAGCCGATTCCGAACAATTCAAAAAAGCCTTTCGGAAAGACTATTCTCGGCCGCAACAAAGCTACGGCGAACAGAGTGTAGATGGCGATTTGGTGGCGTCGGTAGCCGAAGTGATATTCAAGATTTTTGAATAA
- a CDS encoding chorismate--pyruvate lyase family protein: MPDKSFLFSRPPIWKSHEQSSQRQLPDNLQSWLNETGSLTKRLRGIHGKRFGVKVLFHRWKPAFIDECRLLGLPPCRYQLIREVLLHADGEPLVLARTILPEPTIEIAHRNLSHLGTRPLGEVIFAYPDLERRQRQFSRADSGIWSPGLQTAVGVDEAIWGRRTVYAIHRQPLLVAEFFLPAVLTPAVEHPPETVKPFIQKS; encoded by the coding sequence TTGCCCGACAAAAGTTTTCTATTCAGCCGTCCGCCCATCTGGAAAAGCCACGAACAGAGCAGCCAACGGCAACTGCCGGACAATTTGCAATCCTGGCTTAATGAAACCGGCTCGCTGACCAAACGTCTGCGCGGCATACACGGCAAGCGTTTCGGCGTAAAAGTGCTGTTCCACCGCTGGAAACCGGCTTTCATAGACGAATGCCGGCTATTGGGCTTGCCGCCGTGCCGCTACCAATTGATCCGCGAAGTGCTGTTGCACGCCGATGGCGAGCCCTTGGTGCTGGCTCGCACCATCCTGCCGGAACCCACCATCGAAATCGCCCATCGCAATTTATCCCATCTCGGCACCAGGCCCTTGGGTGAAGTGATTTTCGCTTATCCGGATTTGGAGCGCCGCCAGCGACAATTTAGCCGGGCCGATAGCGGCATTTGGTCGCCAGGTCTGCAAACGGCGGTTGGTGTTGATGAGGCTATTTGGGGACGCCGAACTGTCTACGCAATCCATCGGCAACCGTTGCTGGTGGCAGAGTTTTTTTTACCTGCGGTGCTGACGCCGGCAGTTGAACACCCGCCGGAAACCGTTAAGCCGTTTATTCAAAAATCTTGA
- the recG gene encoding ATP-dependent DNA helicase RecG, with product MNHPEPHKQPVTSLTGIGSQSAARLEKLGIHTLQDLLFHLPLRYQDRSRIVPIAQLLPGMTTLVCGTVEFTDSIQRGRPSVICRIADDSGNLSIRFFHFTVQQSQQLKPGTLLGCFGEIRYGYNGLEMVHPEYKIVSAAEQLLETTLTPVYPLTEGISQSALRKAIKQALALCLASDNAITDWLPANLLAEYGYPTLNDALQTLHNPPPQLSAEIISGGSLPALKRLVFEEFLAHHLALLQGKLAYKSWQSPVFEINQAAKQAFLQGLPFQLTAAQQRVTAEIESDCRQAQPMLRLVQGDVGSGKTVVAALASLLALNSGYQVAIMAPTELLAEQHFRNFSLWFAETGYQVLFLTGQLKGKARQSTLDALADGTANIVIGTHALFQDSVHFHKLGLIVIDEQHRFGVHQRLALREKGQHGGLRPHQLIMTATPIPRTLAMLQYSDLDISIIDELPPGRKPIATSVISSARREEVIGRIEHWVAQQRQAYWVCTLIEESEVLQCEAAEKTAAYLCQALSNVRVGLVHGRMKAAEKDAVMQAFKNRDCDLLVATTVIEVGVDVPNAGLMIIENPERLGLSQLHQLRGRVGRGNQDSYCLLLYQSPLSQAGKQRLAILKESNDGFVIAEKDLELRGPGEVMGTRQTGQIQFKIADLSRDCDLLELIPAAAQLIHRQHPNAIQPLIQRWIGHSRHYAEV from the coding sequence ATGAATCATCCGGAACCGCATAAACAGCCTGTCACCTCGCTGACAGGCATCGGTTCACAATCCGCCGCCCGCCTGGAAAAACTGGGCATCCATACCCTGCAAGACCTATTATTCCACCTACCCTTGCGTTATCAGGACCGCAGCCGTATCGTTCCCATCGCTCAATTATTGCCGGGCATGACCACGTTGGTCTGCGGTACGGTCGAATTTACCGACAGCATCCAGCGTGGCCGGCCCAGCGTGATTTGCCGCATTGCCGACGACAGCGGCAATTTGTCGATCCGGTTTTTTCACTTCACCGTCCAACAAAGCCAACAACTTAAACCCGGCACCCTGCTCGGCTGTTTCGGTGAAATCCGTTACGGTTACAACGGCCTGGAAATGGTGCATCCGGAATATAAAATCGTTTCTGCTGCCGAGCAACTCCTGGAAACCACGTTAACACCGGTTTACCCGCTGACCGAAGGTATTTCCCAATCCGCATTGCGTAAAGCCATCAAACAGGCATTAGCACTATGTTTGGCAAGCGACAACGCGATCACGGACTGGCTACCGGCCAATTTGTTGGCCGAGTATGGCTACCCTACGCTGAACGACGCGCTGCAAACTCTACACAATCCGCCACCGCAGTTATCGGCGGAGATCATCAGCGGCGGCTCCCTGCCCGCCTTAAAACGCCTGGTTTTTGAGGAATTTTTAGCCCACCATCTGGCGCTACTGCAAGGCAAATTGGCTTATAAAAGCTGGCAATCGCCGGTTTTCGAAATAAACCAGGCTGCGAAACAGGCATTTCTGCAAGGCTTGCCGTTTCAACTGACCGCTGCGCAACAGCGAGTGACCGCCGAAATCGAAAGCGATTGCCGCCAAGCACAACCGATGCTGCGCCTCGTGCAAGGCGATGTCGGTTCCGGCAAAACCGTAGTGGCCGCTTTGGCAAGCTTGCTTGCTTTGAACTCGGGTTATCAAGTCGCGATCATGGCGCCAACGGAATTATTGGCCGAACAACACTTTCGTAACTTCAGCCTATGGTTCGCCGAGACCGGCTATCAAGTGCTGTTTCTGACCGGCCAATTGAAAGGTAAAGCCCGGCAATCCACGTTGGACGCCCTGGCAGACGGCACGGCCAATATCGTGATTGGCACGCACGCGCTGTTTCAGGATAGTGTGCATTTTCATAAGCTGGGTTTGATCGTTATCGACGAACAGCACCGCTTCGGGGTTCATCAACGATTAGCCCTGCGCGAAAAAGGCCAGCATGGCGGCTTAAGACCGCATCAATTAATCATGACCGCCACGCCGATTCCGCGGACCTTGGCGATGCTGCAATATTCCGACCTGGACATTTCCATCATCGACGAGCTGCCGCCCGGCCGTAAACCCATCGCCACCAGCGTGATTTCCTCGGCACGCCGGGAAGAAGTCATCGGCCGCATCGAACATTGGGTCGCGCAGCAACGGCAGGCCTACTGGGTCTGCACCTTGATCGAAGAATCGGAAGTTCTGCAATGCGAAGCCGCCGAGAAAACCGCGGCCTATCTGTGCCAAGCTTTGTCGAATGTGCGCGTCGGACTGGTGCACGGCCGGATGAAAGCCGCTGAAAAAGACGCGGTAATGCAGGCCTTTAAAAATCGCGATTGCGATTTATTGGTCGCCACCACCGTGATTGAGGTCGGCGTGGACGTACCCAACGCCGGCTTGATGATCATCGAAAATCCGGAGCGTTTGGGCTTGTCGCAATTGCACCAATTACGTGGTCGGGTTGGCCGCGGCAATCAAGACAGCTATTGTCTGCTGTTATACCAGTCACCGCTCTCGCAAGCCGGCAAGCAACGACTGGCTATTCTGAAAGAAAGCAACGACGGCTTCGTCATCGCCGAAAAAGACTTGGAACTGCGCGGCCCCGGCGAAGTCATGGGCACTCGCCAAACCGGGCAGATTCAGTTCAAAATCGCTGACTTGAGCCGGGACTGCGACTTGCTGGAACTGATCCCGGCCGCCGCGCAATTGATCCATCGCCAACACCCCAACGCCATTCAACCGCTGATCCAACGCTGGATCGGCCATAGCCGCCATTACGCCGAGGTTTAA
- a CDS encoding RidA family protein, producing the protein MNKEIISTPLAPQAIGTYSQAVKVGETVYLSGQIPLDPETMQVVDGDIAVHIRRVFDNLKAVAEAAGGDFNDIVKLNVFLTDLSNFPIVNEIMAEYFSQPYPARAAIGVAALPKGVGVEMDGVMVLRNEYY; encoded by the coding sequence ATGAACAAGGAAATCATCTCGACACCTCTGGCCCCGCAAGCCATCGGCACCTATTCGCAAGCCGTCAAAGTCGGCGAGACGGTTTATTTATCCGGACAAATCCCGCTTGACCCGGAAACCATGCAAGTCGTCGACGGCGACATTGCCGTGCATATCCGCCGAGTATTCGATAACCTGAAAGCCGTAGCCGAAGCCGCCGGCGGCGATTTCAACGACATCGTCAAACTGAATGTGTTTCTGACCGATTTAAGCAATTTTCCTATCGTCAACGAAATCATGGCCGAATACTTCAGCCAACCCTACCCCGCTCGCGCCGCGATTGGCGTTGCGGCATTACCCAAAGGCGTAGGCGTGGAAATGGACGGCGTGATGGTATTGCGCAACGAATACTACTGA
- a CDS encoding RelA/SpoT family protein, protein MPEIAVKPAPALPAIEHPEEKLLHQLCEILRSYLDQEQINDVIRAYHFGAAAHSGQFRRSGEAYICHPVSVAITLASMHMDHHGIMAAILHDVIEDTPISKEQLGEQFGVEVAELVDGVTKLSKIDSRSRAEAQAENVRKMFLAMAQDLRVIVVKLADRLHNMQTMGNMPVDKKRRIAKETLEIYAPIANRLGMNDVRHQLESLGFKALYPNRYTAINNAVKKSRGNRKEIIDTIQNAIQNRLNESNLDGAVAGREKNIASIYQKMLSKRISFTDVFDVYAFRIYCHQVDDCYRALGCVHNLYKPVPGRFKDYIALPKANGYQSLHTILIGPYGVPIEIQIRTHEMHRLSESGIAAHWLYKSDNDKSETIQARANEWLRDLLEIQKSAGDSLEFIDNLKVDLFPQEVFVFTPKGKIIKLPRGATIVDFAYLVHTDVGNACISARIDKKLVPLQTKLENGMTVEVITATWARPNPLWLNYVTTAKARSCIRAYLKNFNQQEAINLGRRLLEKELQSLGIQLENVDNTRIIQVLQVLKKHSMNELLEDIGLGNRMPFLVAKRISQTDVNAAVKLDDNESTHKTPLIIKGTEGIVVSLAKCCRPIPGDSIIGFFNPGKGIVVHHHECRNSNEVRKKQTTWLDVEWSPEASGEFPAEIRIELLNQRGSLATIASTISSMDSNIENITVVSQDDRVSVDLLTLAVKDRVHLANIIRKLKKLSIVLKITRIKA, encoded by the coding sequence ATGCCCGAGATAGCTGTCAAACCCGCACCAGCGCTACCTGCTATCGAGCATCCTGAAGAAAAACTTCTTCACCAGCTCTGCGAGATCCTGCGCAGCTATCTCGACCAAGAACAAATCAACGATGTGATCCGCGCCTACCATTTCGGCGCGGCCGCTCATTCCGGGCAATTCCGCAGAAGCGGTGAAGCCTATATCTGCCATCCGGTATCCGTAGCGATTACACTAGCCAGCATGCACATGGATCACCATGGCATCATGGCGGCCATTCTGCACGATGTCATCGAAGACACCCCTATCAGCAAGGAACAACTGGGGGAACAGTTTGGCGTCGAAGTTGCTGAACTGGTTGATGGCGTGACCAAACTCTCCAAAATCGACAGCCGCTCCCGTGCCGAAGCGCAAGCGGAAAACGTCAGAAAAATGTTTCTGGCCATGGCGCAAGACCTACGGGTAATCGTGGTTAAACTCGCCGACCGTTTGCACAATATGCAAACCATGGGTAATATGCCGGTCGATAAAAAACGCCGCATTGCCAAGGAAACGCTGGAAATTTACGCCCCCATCGCCAATCGGCTGGGCATGAACGACGTGCGGCATCAGTTGGAATCGTTGGGCTTTAAAGCGCTCTATCCCAACCGCTATACGGCTATCAATAATGCCGTGAAAAAATCGCGCGGTAACCGCAAGGAAATCATCGACACCATCCAGAATGCCATCCAAAATCGTCTAAACGAATCCAACTTGGACGGCGCAGTGGCGGGCCGCGAAAAAAACATCGCCAGCATTTATCAAAAAATGCTCAGCAAACGGATTTCCTTTACCGACGTTTTTGATGTCTACGCTTTCCGCATTTATTGCCATCAGGTAGACGACTGTTACCGAGCTTTAGGCTGCGTGCACAATTTATATAAACCCGTTCCCGGCCGCTTCAAGGACTACATAGCCTTGCCCAAAGCCAACGGTTATCAATCGCTGCACACGATATTGATAGGTCCCTACGGCGTGCCTATCGAAATTCAGATTCGCACCCACGAAATGCACCGTCTCTCGGAATCTGGGATTGCCGCGCATTGGCTATACAAATCCGACAACGATAAAAGTGAAACCATCCAGGCCCGCGCCAACGAGTGGCTGCGCGATTTGCTGGAGATTCAAAAATCCGCTGGTGATTCGCTGGAATTCATCGATAACCTAAAAGTCGATCTGTTCCCGCAAGAAGTTTTCGTGTTTACCCCCAAAGGCAAAATCATCAAGCTGCCGCGCGGCGCGACTATTGTCGATTTTGCTTATCTGGTACATACCGATGTCGGCAACGCCTGTATTTCCGCGCGCATCGACAAGAAACTGGTGCCGCTTCAAACCAAGCTGGAAAACGGTATGACGGTGGAAGTCATTACCGCCACTTGGGCCAGACCGAATCCCCTTTGGCTGAACTACGTCACCACCGCCAAGGCCCGCAGCTGCATCCGCGCCTATTTGAAAAACTTCAATCAGCAGGAAGCGATCAATCTGGGCCGCCGCCTGCTGGAAAAAGAATTGCAAAGCCTGGGCATTCAACTGGAAAATGTCGATAACACCCGTATCATCCAGGTATTGCAGGTGTTGAAAAAACACTCGATGAACGAGTTGCTGGAAGACATCGGCCTGGGTAATCGCATGCCTTTCCTGGTGGCCAAACGCATCAGCCAAACCGACGTTAACGCGGCCGTCAAACTCGACGACAACGAATCCACACACAAAACCCCTTTAATCATCAAAGGCACCGAAGGCATCGTCGTGAGCCTAGCCAAATGCTGCCGGCCAATTCCCGGCGACTCGATTATCGGCTTCTTCAATCCCGGCAAGGGCATCGTCGTCCATCATCACGAATGCCGCAACAGCAACGAAGTCAGAAAAAAACAGACTACTTGGTTGGATGTGGAATGGAGCCCGGAAGCCAGCGGCGAATTCCCCGCAGAAATTCGCATCGAATTGTTAAACCAACGCGGTTCGCTGGCCACCATCGCCTCGACCATCTCCAGCATGGATTCCAATATCGAAAATATTACCGTGGTCAGCCAGGATGATCGCGTATCGGTGGATTTGCTGACCTTAGCCGTGAAGGATCGCGTGCATCTGGCCAATATCATCCGCAAACTGAAAAAACTCTCCATTGTTTTAAAAATTACCCGCATCAAGGCATAG
- the rpoZ gene encoding DNA-directed RNA polymerase subunit omega: MARVTVEDCLENVENRFKLVLLASKRARQLEKGADEFIPRGKDKDTVLALREIAAGFVNEENIDRLHRAGYVSETHLEI, translated from the coding sequence ATGGCACGCGTTACCGTTGAAGATTGTTTGGAAAATGTTGAAAACCGTTTCAAATTGGTGTTACTCGCCAGCAAAAGAGCACGGCAGTTGGAAAAAGGCGCCGATGAATTCATTCCGCGCGGCAAAGACAAAGACACTGTCCTGGCACTTCGTGAAATTGCCGCTGGCTTTGTTAACGAAGAAAATATCGATCGTTTGCATCGCGCCGGATACGTTTCGGAAACCCATCTGGAAATCTAA
- a CDS encoding M48 family metalloprotease has protein sequence MTLKPFIFSLGLILFCSSPRALDIEKIQLPDMGDSAGAIISPAQEKEFGEAFFRNLHQQAEINQDVEIQQYIQSIGRQLASHSDTPSNPFHFFVVMDPNINAFAGPGGYIGVNSGLILLTEAESELASVMAHEIAHVTQRHLYRSIEKASKLSIPTVAATLAAILIGTQSPNMGQAALMAIQAGNIQFQIDFTRDHEKEADRVGMQTLAGANYDPRSMPTFFERLQQSTRYYGKGVPEFLRTHPVSENRVADTRGRAEIYPYRQYPDSLAYLLTKAKLAVLSAQDKRTPLQHFTTLEMQGTPEQRAVARYGMGLVYLENQQYAAASEIFQKLTEQYPRQPQYISALARTAMDAHDYEKAGKLFEKAINTFPSNDALKIQYTRSLVKNAQPQRAKQVLQSLSDSEKDQPYYYELLAQIFADLKQPGESHRYMAEYYYASGETEAAIMQIRLAKQQNDLSFQLQAILNERLNFFLSEEESRRMER, from the coding sequence ATGACACTTAAGCCTTTTATTTTCAGCCTTGGCCTGATCCTGTTCTGTTCGTCACCGCGCGCCTTGGACATCGAAAAAATCCAACTGCCGGACATGGGCGATTCGGCAGGGGCCATCATTTCACCCGCTCAGGAAAAGGAATTCGGCGAAGCATTTTTTCGTAATTTGCATCAACAAGCCGAGATTAATCAGGATGTGGAAATTCAGCAATATATCCAAAGCATAGGTCGGCAATTAGCATCGCATAGCGACACGCCGTCCAATCCCTTCCACTTTTTTGTCGTGATGGACCCCAATATCAACGCCTTCGCCGGCCCGGGCGGATACATCGGGGTCAATTCCGGCTTGATTCTGTTGACCGAAGCGGAGAGCGAACTGGCGTCGGTAATGGCTCACGAGATTGCCCACGTTACTCAACGCCACTTATACAGATCGATTGAAAAAGCCAGTAAATTGTCGATCCCAACCGTCGCCGCCACGTTAGCGGCGATTTTAATCGGCACCCAGTCACCCAATATGGGTCAAGCGGCTTTAATGGCAATCCAAGCCGGCAATATTCAGTTTCAAATCGACTTTACCCGCGACCACGAAAAAGAAGCCGACCGGGTGGGCATGCAAACCCTGGCAGGCGCCAATTACGACCCGCGCAGCATGCCGACTTTTTTCGAACGCTTGCAGCAATCCACCCGTTATTACGGCAAAGGCGTACCTGAATTTTTAAGAACGCATCCGGTATCCGAGAACCGCGTCGCCGACACCCGCGGCAGAGCTGAAATCTATCCGTACCGACAATATCCGGACTCATTAGCGTATTTGTTGACCAAAGCCAAGCTTGCCGTACTATCTGCGCAGGACAAACGCACTCCGCTACAGCATTTCACTACGCTCGAAATGCAAGGCACGCCGGAGCAAAGAGCTGTGGCCCGTTATGGCATGGGTTTGGTGTATTTGGAAAATCAACAATACGCCGCCGCCAGCGAAATTTTTCAAAAACTCACCGAGCAATATCCACGGCAACCGCAATATATATCGGCGCTGGCCCGCACGGCCATGGATGCGCACGACTACGAAAAAGCCGGCAAATTATTTGAAAAAGCGATTAATACCTTCCCCAGCAACGACGCGCTGAAAATCCAATATACCCGCAGCCTGGTCAAGAACGCTCAACCGCAACGCGCAAAACAAGTGTTACAAAGCTTGTCGGACAGCGAGAAAGACCAGCCGTATTATTACGAATTACTCGCGCAGATTTTCGCAGACCTCAAACAGCCTGGGGAATCGCATCGCTACATGGCCGAGTACTATTACGCCAGCGGCGAAACCGAAGCGGCAATCATGCAAATCAGATTGGCAAAACAACAGAACGATCTCAGCTTTCAACTACAGGCCATCCTCAACGAACGGCTAAATTTCTTTCTCAGCGAGGAAGAATCGCGCCGAATGGAACGCTAA
- the tusD gene encoding sulfurtransferase complex subunit TusD: MKYAVQVNASPYASNAGLNAYRFIQAALAAEHQILRVFFYKEGVYHAFRYAQPPEDEFSITRHWSALAEQYGVDLVVCISAAQRRGLLCLDEAARQGKQDDDTAPGFRIAGLGQWLEATLLADRSIVFG, encoded by the coding sequence ATGAAATATGCCGTACAAGTTAATGCCAGTCCTTACGCCAGCAATGCCGGGCTGAATGCCTACCGGTTTATTCAGGCGGCGTTGGCGGCCGAGCACCAAATTCTGCGAGTATTTTTTTACAAAGAAGGTGTCTATCATGCTTTTCGGTATGCTCAGCCTCCGGAGGACGAATTCTCGATTACTCGACATTGGTCGGCTTTAGCTGAGCAATATGGCGTGGATTTAGTGGTATGCATCTCGGCGGCACAGCGCCGGGGTTTATTGTGTCTTGATGAGGCAGCGCGGCAGGGTAAGCAGGATGACGACACGGCGCCAGGGTTTCGGATAGCCGGTTTAGGGCAATGGCTGGAAGCCACATTGTTGGCTGACCGCAGTATTGTCTTCGGTTAA
- the tusC gene encoding sulfurtransferase complex subunit TusC — protein sequence MKRYLFIMRRLPYSGGHLQETLDAILTAAAFDQHVALLFVDDAVWQLKNQQQPAGLDLKDTSAIFQALQIYDVNDLYVEEESLQLAGLTSTDLILPAVRLPRAEVSGLMRSYDLTISD from the coding sequence ATGAAACGCTATCTATTTATCATGCGCCGCTTGCCTTACAGCGGTGGTCATCTGCAAGAAACTCTGGACGCAATTTTGACGGCCGCGGCCTTTGATCAGCACGTCGCATTACTATTTGTCGACGATGCCGTTTGGCAATTGAAAAATCAGCAGCAACCTGCTGGATTAGATTTAAAGGATACCTCGGCAATTTTCCAGGCCTTGCAAATTTACGACGTTAACGATTTGTACGTAGAAGAAGAATCTTTGCAGCTGGCCGGACTAACATCCACGGATTTGATCTTGCCTGCCGTCCGTCTGCCGCGCGCAGAAGTTAGCGGCTTGATGCGTAGTTACGACCTTACTATTTCCGATTGA
- a CDS encoding PilZ domain-containing protein yields the protein MADEIEEKRRYFRVNDTINLLHKVIDKKNVDALSHVSNDVLGNCSLTSALDVLAQEARMLSPRLERRDPEMFEYLKIIDTKINLIAQAISAQSEEFSEHDTREVSLSATGLAFSNETPIEVGELLELRMLLTSCMAVIVAYANVVQCKDIAEESPERPFSICVEYVNLTEDDRELLIKHVVKKQLQQLRDKNEF from the coding sequence ATGGCGGATGAAATTGAAGAAAAAAGGCGTTATTTTCGAGTCAACGACACGATAAATCTGCTGCATAAAGTCATCGACAAAAAAAATGTCGACGCCTTGAGTCATGTTTCTAATGATGTATTGGGCAATTGTTCATTGACGTCCGCTTTGGACGTATTGGCGCAGGAAGCGCGCATGTTGTCGCCGCGCCTGGAAAGACGTGATCCGGAAATGTTCGAATATCTGAAGATCATCGACACCAAAATCAACCTGATCGCGCAAGCCATTAGCGCACAGAGCGAGGAATTTTCCGAACACGATACCCGCGAAGTAAGTCTCAGCGCGACTGGCTTGGCTTTTAGCAATGAAACGCCGATAGAAGTCGGCGAACTACTGGAACTGCGGATGCTGCTGACCTCGTGTATGGCGGTGATCGTGGCCTACGCGAACGTCGTCCAGTGCAAGGATATTGCCGAAGAGAGTCCGGAACGGCCGTTTTCTATCTGTGTCGAGTATGTCAATCTCACTGAAGACGATAGAGAGCTATTGATCAAGCATGTCGTCAAAAAACAATTGCAACAATTGCGTGATAAAAACGAGTTCTAG
- the birA gene encoding bifunctional biotin--[acetyl-CoA-carboxylase] ligase/biotin operon repressor BirA translates to MISPKLKQLLHVLADGQFHSGTELAGLLGASRSAVWKHLSALSEFGIELLAVSGKGYRLQHPLQLLDEQQIDQHLDGHAKSLLGELEIHDQIHSTNTHLLEKARMGAGIGSVCLAERQTAGKGRRGRYWVSPFGHNIYLSILWRFQGGPAAISGLSLAVGVAVIRALRGFGIVDVGLKWPNDIYWRQRKLAGILIEVSGETSGPCHAVIGLGLNVYLPAHEGQAIEQDWVDLHAILAASFHGKRNRLVGELLNQLLPVLAEYETRALGHYLDEWRGYDAMQGKQVDIFMHEQSFSGVVAGIDDQGLLLLELADGQTRVFASGEVSFRRL, encoded by the coding sequence TTGATCTCTCCTAAACTCAAACAGTTGTTACATGTCCTGGCGGACGGCCAATTTCACTCGGGGACCGAATTGGCGGGCTTGCTGGGCGCTAGTCGTTCGGCGGTGTGGAAACACTTAAGCGCATTGTCCGAATTCGGTATCGAGTTACTAGCGGTTTCAGGTAAAGGTTACCGCTTGCAACACCCTTTACAGTTGTTAGATGAGCAGCAGATCGATCAGCACTTGGATGGACATGCAAAATCATTGTTGGGTGAGCTGGAAATTCACGATCAGATTCACTCTACCAACACTCATTTATTGGAAAAGGCGCGGATGGGCGCTGGCATCGGCTCAGTCTGTCTGGCCGAACGGCAAACCGCTGGGAAAGGGCGGCGCGGCAGGTATTGGGTTTCGCCGTTTGGTCACAATATTTACTTATCGATTTTGTGGCGCTTCCAGGGTGGGCCGGCTGCGATCAGCGGGTTGAGTCTGGCGGTCGGGGTAGCGGTAATCCGCGCGTTGCGAGGTTTCGGCATTGTTGATGTGGGGTTGAAATGGCCGAACGATATTTATTGGCGCCAACGTAAATTGGCGGGGATTTTAATTGAAGTCTCAGGAGAAACCAGCGGACCTTGCCACGCGGTGATAGGTTTGGGTTTAAATGTGTATTTGCCGGCCCATGAAGGACAAGCTATCGAGCAGGATTGGGTCGATTTGCACGCCATTTTGGCCGCGTCGTTTCATGGTAAACGCAATCGGTTGGTGGGCGAGTTATTAAATCAGTTGTTACCCGTGCTGGCAGAGTACGAGACCCGTGCGCTGGGGCATTATCTCGACGAATGGCGTGGCTACGATGCCATGCAAGGCAAACAGGTCGATATTTTTATGCACGAGCAGAGCTTTAGCGGCGTGGTGGCGGGCATTGATGATCAAGGCCTGTTGTTGCTGGAACTTGCGGATGGCCAAACCCGCGTGTTTGCGTCCGGCGAAGTCAGTTTCCGGCGATTATGA